From one Buchnera aphidicola (Cinara strobi) genomic stretch:
- the aroK gene encoding shikimate kinase AroK has product MYRHKKKNIFLIGPMGSGKSTIGLCLAKSLKYLFYDSDVEISKKTGMSIENLFNLEGEYNFRLHEEQMIKKLTKKKNIVLATGGGSIISEKSRNCLISRGIIIYLRITIDEQLIRTSLNTTRPLLSNNISNNKKILMNLSKIRDPLYHKIADFSIDTHNKKIDVIQMDILHNISKFCHSN; this is encoded by the coding sequence ATGTATAGACATAAAAAAAAAAATATTTTTTTAATCGGACCAATGGGATCTGGAAAAAGTACTATCGGTCTCTGTCTTGCGAAATCTTTGAAGTATTTATTTTATGATTCTGATGTAGAAATTTCAAAAAAAACTGGTATGTCTATAGAAAATTTATTTAATCTTGAAGGTGAGTATAATTTTCGTTTGCATGAAGAACAGATGATTAAAAAATTAACAAAAAAAAAAAATATAGTACTGGCAACTGGAGGGGGGTCGATAATTTCAGAAAAATCAAGAAATTGTTTAATTTCCAGAGGTATTATAATATACTTACGAATTACTATTGACGAACAATTAATAAGAACTAGTTTAAATACTACTAGACCTTTATTATCTAATAATATTAGTAATAATAAAAAAATATTAATGAATTTGTCAAAAATACGCGATCCACTATACCATAAGATTGCAGATTTTTCTATAGATACTCATAACAAAAAAATTGATGTAATTCAAATGGATATTTTGCATAATATTAGTAAATTTTGTCATTCTAATTGA
- a CDS encoding NfuA family Fe-S biogenesis protein: MKKNFMIKISSAAEKYIIQLLSKQKLRTNIRIFVNSPGTMYAECGMSYCDSSDFNDFDDEKISFDKFDMYVCKSMIPFLKDVEINLIQNHLGTQITLKAPYAKLLSKSKKFLKLEPEVRNFLLTIINPNLSLHGGSVDLLGIDNSGIAILKFSGGCNGCSMIDFTLKTSIEKKLIKNFPEIIGVRDITEHTAGKHSYY, translated from the coding sequence AAGAAAAATTTTATGATTAAAATTTCTAGTGCAGCAGAAAAATATATTATTCAGTTGTTATCTAAACAAAAATTAAGAACTAATATTAGAATTTTTGTTAATTCACCGGGAACAATGTACGCTGAGTGTGGTATGTCATATTGTGATAGTTCAGATTTTAATGATTTTGATGATGAAAAAATCTCTTTTGATAAATTTGATATGTATGTTTGTAAATCTATGATTCCTTTTTTAAAGGATGTAGAAATAAATCTTATTCAGAATCATTTAGGGACACAGATTACTTTAAAAGCACCTTATGCAAAATTATTATCAAAATCGAAGAAATTTCTTAAATTAGAACCGGAAGTGAGAAATTTTTTGTTGACTATAATTAATCCAAATCTTTCTTTGCATGGTGGTTCAGTAGATTTATTAGGTATTGATAATTCTGGGATAGCTATTTTGAAATTTTCAGGAGGTTGTAATGGATGTTCGATGATAGATTTTACATTAAAAACATCAATAGAAAAAAAATTAATTAAAAATTTTCCTGAAATTATAGGTGTACGTGATATTACAGAGCATACAGCAGGTAAACATTCTTATTATTAA